The window CCCGGGATGCCGCCATTCCCGGGATGCCGCCATTCCCGGGATGCCGCCATTCCCGGGATGCCGCCATTCCCGGGATGCCGCGATAGGTTGCAGGTCGGGCGCTGGTCATTCCGATAGAGCTTCAGCTAAGCTACGCCCGCCCGTCAGGGCCCAGCAAAGGAAACCAAGGTGAACCAGGACTCTTTCCACCTGATGTACATGTTCGCTGCCACCTGCGGCGTGCTCTTCATCCCTGTCATCCTGGGATTCGTAGCTGTAATTCTGGATCGCGAGTAGCTTCCAAGGCCCGGGTCCCGAGCTTTCTCAGGTCCGCAGCTTCTCCAGAACCTCCTCCGTTTCAGGGAATCGCCCGGTCTCCTGCTTCGAGAAGACCCGCCGTCCGTCGACGTCCACGTCGAAAACGCCGGCCGCGCCTTTGATCAGCTTTGCTTCCACGCCGATCTCATCGCGGATCGAGGCCGCCAGACTGGTGGCCTTGGGTAGATAGTTTCAGGAAACGCAGTAGGTGATCGAAATATCCATGCGTCCAGTATCGCGCAGCGGAGCGAAACGCGCTTTGCTCCCCAGCGGCGCCGGGAATGCTATCTCTTCGCCTCCATGAATTCCCGAGAGATCAGCGAACTACTGGAGGCCCTGGGCCGGTCCGCACCGTGGGAAAAGGCTGCGGAGTGGGACCCGGTCGGACTGCAACTCGGCGATCCCCGAGAGCGGGTACACAGCATCGCGGTCTGCCACGAGGTGACCGAGGACGTGGTATCCGCCGTCGAGGCAGATCCCGTCGGCCTCCTCGTCAGCTATCACCCGCTCTTGTTCGAGGCCACGACACGCCTTGTCGCCGGCCCGACGCCCGAGGGACGCGCGCTGCGCCTGGTCCGGGCGGGTGTAGCCCTCGCGGTCACGCATACGAACTACGATGTAGCGCCTGGGGGGGCCGCGGACGCGCTCGCCGACGCGCTCGAACTCGAAGACGTCGCCGGATTCGCCCCGCTCTACGGTGCGGGTGCTCACAAGATCGTGACCTTTGCACCCGCAGAAGCAGTCGACGCACTGCTCGAAGCGGTTGCTGCTGAGGGAGGCGCACGCGTCGGCAATTACACGCACTGCTCGTATCGCAGCGAAGGCAGCGGAACGTTCTTCGCCGCAGATGGAACACAGCCGGTCACCGGCAAGCCCGGGTCGCTGAACCTGGAAGCGGAGTCGCGCATCGAGTTCGTGGCTCCGGCCAGTCGCAGCGATCGCATCGTCCGGGCGCTGGTCGGAGCTCACCCCTACGAAGAACCCGCCTACGACGTGTACGAGCAGCGGGGCAACGCCGGAATGCTCGGTCGGATCGGCCGCCCCCCAGACGGCAGCACACTGGGCGAAATCGCGAAACGCGCGATTCAGGCGCTGGAAGCTCCCGCCCTGCGCCTGGCCGGGGATCCGAGCCTGCCTGTGGAGCGCCTGGCCGTAATTCCAGGTGCCGGAGCCGACTTTCTGCCCGCAGCCGCCACGGCCGGCGCAAATGCCGTCCTGACCGGGGATCTGACTCATCATCGCGCTCGTTCGGCTCTGGACGCCGGAATCGGGCTTCTGGACCCGGGGCACGCCCCGACCGAGCGTCCTGGCCTGGAGCGCCTTTTCATCAGCCTGGCGGCTCAGGGGCTGGAGGTGCGAAATCTACTGGAATTTGACCCCGACCCCTGGCGGATGCCCTGATCCGGGCATCTGGCTCCTCGCGCGTGCGCAAGAACATCCACAACTGTGTGTAGCTGATAAGTTTACGGATTCCTTGGACTTTCGTCGTCACCAAAGGCTCGAACTCCCAACTCCAAATAGGCGGAGAGGTGGGGTTCAAACCAGTTTCCGAGCGAATCGTCTTGCGGATATACTGCGGGTTAGTGTTTACGGATGTCGGTCTATCGGATTTTCCGACATCAGACACTAGTCGCTCATGTGCTCAGGCCCGCCACCCGATCCTAAGGGGGCTGCCCAGACTCAGCTCGCGGGGCTGCGCAGGAGTGCGGATGGCGTGGCGCAGTGGAGGACTGCGCCCTTCAGAGGTTGACCGGGAGATCTGATGCTTCGACTGCTGCTTTCGACCCTGCTCGTGACGGTGACCGTAGAGACCGCTGTCGAGGAAGGGAACCAAAACCAGACCTCCGCGGTTGAGGCCGCCGCTGCGCCTGCGACTGAGGAGGATCTGCTCGGTCGGTCCAAGATGGGACAGGAACTGCTGAAGGCCGTCACCCGGGGCCACCTGCTGCGCGTGAGCAGCCTGCTCGATGCGGGAGCGCCGATCGACGCGCGCAGTCCCGACGGCGCTCCGGCGCTGCTGATCGCAGCCAGCCGGGATTCCGCCGAAATGGTCGAGCTTCTGCTCGCCCACGGCGCGAACGTCGAGGTTCGCGACAATAGCTTCCTGACCCCGCTCATGAAGTCCGTTCGCAGGGGCCGCATCGCGGTCGTCACAGCGCTGCTCGAAAGTGGAGCTGATTTCCGCACAGTCGATCGCTCTGGCGCTACCCCTCTGTTACAGGCGGCCGCCCGCGGTCACCTGGCCATCGCAGAGACCCTGCTCGAAAAGGGCGCGAGTCTGGACGAGGCCGACAATTCGGGTGCCACGGCGCTTCATCTCGCGGCCGCGGCTGGAAAACTGCCCGTGATCAAGATGTTGATCGCGCGCGGGGCGAATCGAAACCTGCGCGACGGTGACGGCAATCTGGCCTTCATGGTCGCTGCTCGCGAAGGTCAGACTCCGGTTCTGGAGGCCCTGGTCGAAGGGAACGACGCGGACCTGAACACCACCTCGAACAACGGTCGGACCGCTCTTCAATACGCGGCAGAAGAAGGCCGGATGTTCACTGTCGGCGCGCTCGTTACCCTCGGAGCCGACGTACTCGTCGAAGAATCCAACGGACGCACTGCCCGGGATCTCGCAGCGGCTGCGGGTCACACAGATGTCGCCGGTCTACTTGCCGGAATCGAAGACAGGATCATCCCCGAGCCGCAGACGCCTTCCGCGAATTCCGTAGAGCAAGAGCTTCTGATGTCGGAGCGTGCAGGCCTGGTTGGCGCATTGCTCGCGAAGGGCGCGGACGTGAACGCGAAGGCCAGCGATGGCAGTACCGCGTTGCTCTACGCTGCGGAAAAGGGGCGCGGCGGTGCAGTGCGCGCACTGATCGCGGCGGGTGCAGAAGTCGATGCCGAGACCAAGAAGGGCGATACGCCGCTGGCCCTTGCGTCCAAGCGGGGCTATCGGAGCGTGGTCGACTCACTGCGAGACGCGGGTGCCGATCTGACCCGGGCCGATGCGTCCGTCCTGGTCCCCGAACTCGAATCCGCCGGTGATCTCCTGGTCGGCGCGGCAAAGACGGGAGACGTCGATCTGGTCGAGTCCTTTCTGGAGAAGGGCGCGGACATAAATGTTCGAAGTCGCACCGGCCAGACTGCGCTCATGGTGGCTGCGCGCGCTGGTGAACTCGAGATGGTTCGCATTCTGATCAAGCGCGGAGCGGAAATCGAAGTGAAGACCAAGTCGGGTCAGAATGCACTTCTGCGCGCTGCCAAGGATGGCCGGACCGACGTCGTCAAACAGCTATTGCGTTCCGGAGCGGACGTCGACGCGCGCACCAATGCCGGAGTTACGGCGCTCATTTTCGCAGCCTGGCACGGGCACGACACGACGGCTCGTGTCTTGCTCGAAGCCGGAGCCGATTTGAATGCTCGCACCGACGATGGCCAGACGGCTCTGTCGCGCGCTGCCCGCGAAGGCAATACGCAGATCGTCGAACTGGTCCTGAAGAACGATTCGGATTTGCTCGTGCGCTCCGAGGACGGCAAGGCGGCCCTCGTGCGCGCTGCGCAGAGCGGTCACGCCGAAACCGTCAAACTCCTGCTCGATGCCGGGGCGAGTCCGGACGCGGCCGATCGCAACGGTCAGCCGGCCTTGATGATCGCCGCTCGCGAAGGGCACACCCACATCGCCGAGATCCTGATCGCACACGGTGCCGATGCCAACGCGCACGGACGCTCGGCGCAACTCCCGTTGATGTTCGCCGCGCAGAAAGGCCGCACGGTCATGGCCGCGGCCCTTCTTGCCGGTGGTGCCAATGTGAATGCCAAGAGCAAGACCGGCCAAGATGCGCTCATGTACGCGGCCTGGAAGGGGCGTCATGTGACGATGCAGACGTTGCTCGATGCGGGGGCCGACGTGAAGGCGGCTGCCGCCGATGGTCAGACCGCACTCGTTCGCGCAGCACGTGAAGGGCATCGAAAGGCCGCTCGTCTGCTGCTGAAAGCCGGTGCAGACGTGAATGCGTACGACCGCGTCGGTGCGACGCCACTGATCCACGCTGCGACACAGGGGCACAAAGACCTCGCGATCCTCCTGATCGAGAGCGGGGCCGACGTCAACGCGAAGACGCGCACCGGCCACACGGCGCTGATGCTGGCCTCGACCCTCCCGCCATCAGCGGAGGAACTCGCCCGCGAACGGGGCAGCGATCGCGACAAGGCGATGGTTCGTGCGGCACGAGACGGCCATTCCTCGTTTCTGCGCTCGCTGCTCGCCCGGGGAGCCAAGCTCAACGCGCGCGATGAGAAGGGCTGGACGGCCCTGATCCACGCGTCGGCGGCGGGTCACGAGGAGATCGTACTGATGCTGCTCGAGAACGGTGCAGACGTAAATGCGAAGACCAGCGACGGCGCCACTGCGGCCAAGCTCGCCGCGAGCAACGGTCACCCCCGCGTCGTGCGGTTGCTCGACCGAAGCACGAAGACCCAGTAACCAGGCACTCTCAGGTCCTTTCCGGTTGTCTTCCGCCGGTTAGCTTCGCATCGTCGCGAGACATCCGGGCTAGACTACCCGGATGTCGAGCAGAGTAGATGTCCGGGAACGTGTCGTGGTGATCACGGGTGCAAGTCGCGGTCTGGGTGCCGGACTGGCTCGCAGTTATGCCGAACGAGGCTTGCGACTCGGCCTCTGCTCGCGAACTTCGCCGGTACTTCCCGAATCCCCGACGGTGCACAGCGCGACCATCGACGTCTGCGATGCGGAGGCGGTCGACCGTTTCAGCGCCGGAGTGGCCGAGCGCTTCGGGCGGATCGACGCGTGGATCAACAACGCCGGTGTGCTGGAGCCGATCGCTCCCCTGCGCGACATCGATGCCGATGCCTTCTCGAGGCACCTGAGCATCAATGTGCAGGGTGTTTTTAACGGCAGCCGTTCGTATATCAGACATCTGTGGGCGATCGATCAGCCCGGAGTTCTCATCAATCTCTCGTCGGGGGCCGGACGCAAGCGCTACGCGGGTTGGTCGGCGTACTGCGCGTCCAAGGCGGCTGTCGATCGCATGACCGAGTGCATTGCAGTCGAAGAGGCAGAGCGGGGTCTGCGCGCCTATTCCGTCGCTCCAGGCGTGATCGACACCGCGATGCAGGAGTTGATCCGCGGCTGTGACCGGGATCAGTTTCCCGAAGTCGAGCGTTTCCGCGAAATGAAGCGAACCGGTGCCTTCAATACACCCGAGTTCGTGGGCGAATGCCTGCTCGAACTCGCATTTGAATCGAAGCACACAGGCGAAGAGGTCCTGATCCGTCTGCCGACGGAAGGCGGCTAATCGCCCAGGTTGTGGCCGCACTCACCGCAGAAATTCGCTCCGGGCACGAGATCCGCATCGCAGTTCGAGCAGCTTTCGCCGCCCTGTTGCGCGCCGCACGTCGGGCAGAAGTGCGCGGATGCCGGGATCGAACTCCGACAGGATCCGCAGGCTATCAGGCCCGGGGCCCGGGTCCCGCACTGCGGACAAAAGTGGTTGTCAGCACTCATCGAGCCGTGACATCCACTGCAACTCAAACTCTGGGCGGGCTCACTGACTGCGCCACCTCGCAGCGCCTGGGATACGACGCCGGCCATGCCACCGCCCATACCGAGTCCCGCCCCGATGCCGATTCCCGCTCCGACCAGGCTTCCGCCTTCGCCGTCTATGCCCCCGCCCGCAGCGGCCTTTTCGAGTGCGTGTCCCGCCTGGTAGCGCATGAAGTTGTCCATGCTGCCAATGGCTGCCATGCCTCCGCGTTTGTCGATCATCTCCTGCACGTGATCCGGGGGGGAGATCGAGTGGATCTTGAAGTCGCCGACGGTCACCCCGTACTTCTCGAAGTCCGACATCAGATGCGCTTTGATTCCGGCGCTCAATTCGTTGTAGTAGCGCGCAAGGTCCAGGACGGTGCGCAGGTGTTCACCTAGGAAATCCGCCACGTGAGTGACGATGAAGTTGCGGAAAAAGTCCGATACGGCGTCGGTAGATACGGATCCGACCGTGCCGGCGAGCGTATTGACGAAGACCTGCGCATTCGTGATCCGGAAGCTGAACATGCCGAAGGAACGAAGGCGTACCATCGACAGTTCTTCGTCGCGGAACAGGATGGGCTCTCTGGTACCCCACTTCTGGTTGGCGAACGTCTTCAGGTTGACGAAGATGACTTCCGCGCGGAACGGACTCCGGAAACCCGTGGGGAGTGAGAGGAGCTTGGTCAGGATCGGAATATTCAGAGTCGAAAGCGTATGGCGTCCAGGGCCAAACGTGTCGAGCGCGCGCCCATCGCGGAAGAAAATCGCGACCTGACTCTCGCGTACGATTAGCTGCGCACCCATCTTGATGTCGCCAGATCCCGTCGCTGGAACGCGCTGGACGATCGTGTCGCCTGTGGTGTCGAGACTCTCGATGACTTCGATGAACTGTGACATGCTCTACTCCGCTGCCAGTCTGAGAATTGCGTTTTCGCGATCTTCGAGTGCCCGGCCCAAGGTCTTCACCTCGGAGCGCAACGCGGAGAGTCCGAACTCACCGCTGGAGATCATCGTCTCGACGGTTTCAATGCCCTGGACGACCGATCGATCTTGCTCGTACAGCTGTTCCAGCATTTCCTGGCCGTCCCATTTGATTTCCTGAAAGAAGGCCGCGTAGCCGCGATCGGAGTGGCGTAGTTCGTTGCGCAGCTTCTCTACCTGGTTCACCAGTTCCTGAATCCCCGACATGTCTTCGAGGGCGGCGGCCTTCGTCGCGCTGTGCAGTTCAGAAATTGCGAAGTCGAGGCGCGTGACGCCGAAATCCCGCAGGAGACTGTCCGCCTCGCGTCGGTTCTCGCGGTCGAAGTAGCCGCGAAAGCCGGGAATGCTCTGGATGATTCGTTCCGGAAAGTTCCGCTGGTCCGTAATGGTCTCGTGGATTTTGCTCATCGGTTCCGTCTCGTCCTCTGCGTCCGCGTTGCGCTGTACTTGCACGTCGTTGGTGCCCAAAGGGGTCAGGGGGGTATTCGGCGCACCTTTCGCCGGTCTTGAGGAGCATTCGCGCCCGGAGGGAATCGGGTGAGATTTTCCGGCTAGAAAAGGGAGAAGTGCTTGGTCTCGCGCGGCGCAATGCTCTCGTCGGTGAGAAGCGTGCTGGAAAACCCTTTGAGCGTGGAGCCGATGCGACGGTAGGCCCCGGGCTGGTCCGAGGGTTCGCACGTCTTCGGGCACCAGACGTTTTCGCGGATTTCGAGCGGAAGTGAGACCAGCGTGGCCTGGCCGAGGTGCAACTCTGCGTCGCCGATGAATGCGCGGAAGTTCATGCCATTGAGCCTGCGCGTGCTCTGAACATCGTGCAGGGCCAGGAGAGCGAAGCGTGCCAGTCCGGCGGCTTCCTTCGCATCGAGTTCTACACCTAGCATGTGCGCACGCGAATCCGGATTCGGGCGGTCGGAGGAGAGTTCGGGCTGGCTCCAGTTCGCCCAGCCGGTCAGTTGAGCGAAGATATCGTCGAGCAGTTCATTTCCGTAGAGATTCCTCGCAGGGATCAGAAATTGCGAACGCTCGGGGTCGGTCTGTTGAAACTGACGGGCCACGGCTTGCGGTGAAACCCGTTCTAGCCAGTCCCAGATACGCTCGAAAGTGTCCTCTTCCACGCGAAGCGAGAAATCGAAAGCCCAGAAGGGGCAGTACAAGACCGAGTCCGCCTCGCTCTCCGGTGGCGACGTGCCTACCCGATAGGAAATGCTCTCGAGCCCCGTAGGCGTGACGGCGATCCCCAACGCGCAGGTCGGACAGAAGACGATTCGTTCGCGCTCGGGAAGATCGAGATCCCAGCCGCAGTTGGGGCACTCCGAAGCAATCGCGCGAATCTCGGGTCGCGTCAGAACAGACGATGTCGCCACCGATGGAATCGAGCGAAATCCCTCGACTTCTTCGGACTGCAACTCGCCGGCGAGCGTGTCGAACTGCCGATCGAACAGGAGGTGGCGTGTGTGGGCGCTCCGTCGCGTCCGGACGTAGGTCATGTGCTTGTACACGCGGAATCTGCGTTCGCGGACTGTGCTGTCGATCATCGTGACGATGCTGATGCCGTTGCGCGGTCTCACCTTGGACGCATTGCGGCGTTCACCCAGACTCGGTTCAGGCTGCTCGACGACCGTCAGAAAGCGGTTTTCCGCGCAGGCGAGATGCGCGTCGGAGATCAACTGCATGTGCATGCCACGGATCTTCAATCCGCGGTCGCGCAGATTGAATTCGCCCGCGTCGTAGAGCCTCTTGATGTCCTCCACGTCGAAGCCCTGTACGAAGCTCTCCTTTGCTCTCCCCCGCCTGCCCAGAATCCCCTGGGCTACGGTCTGTTCATGGATCTCGTAGGGCGCGAAGAAGTCGATTTCCTCCTCGACGACCAGTTCGCGGCGCAGCTGTTCAGCGAAGACGCGCACCTTCTCTTCGACCCAGGGCGGTTCGATTTCCAGGCCATCTTCGATGCGAAACCGGCCGACCAGGCTGCTCTTGAAGTCGCGCACTTCACGGAACAGGAGCAACTCCCTCACATCGCTCGGTGTATCGGGTCTGTCGCCGGCAATGAAGACTTCGGTATTCAGCTCGCGCGCTGAAACGAGAAGGGAGCCACAGTAGGCGCAGTGGAAGTGGTGGTCCCAGATGGTCGCGCGAAACGGCGCGGCGCACTCCGGACAACTACCTTCAATCTGCAGGCTATCGGGGGGGGTAGGGCCGTGCATCAGCCCCGGAATCGGCTGGCCGGGTCTGGAACTTCAGGCGATGAGTTCCTGGATCCTCCGATTCCAGAAGGCCGGTCCGCGCGGCTGTTCGGTCTGCGTGGTCGTGAGCCGCGGATCCAGGGCCCGTTCTGTCCCTTCCGCCATTGGGGCCGGTGTCCCGCACTGCCGGCGGCGGATGCGTTCCCGGCGGAGTTTCCCGAGTAAAACGCTATCTTCCCGCCGGAGTTGCACATCGATCGCATTCTTGTGCGCTTCTTTTGCAGGGAATCTGCCACTATTCCTGGGGGTACCGGGGCGCGGCAGTATCGTCATGTCGAGCGTTCGCCCACACCTGGGAGTGGAATTGACCGAGCGGCACTCATCGTATGTCGACCGGACCATCCGTCTGACGGACGGTCGTCGGCTCGGATACGCGGAATACGGAGACCCGGACGGGTTGCCGGTTCTGTACTACCACGGTGCACCGAGCACGCGACTCGACGCTCAGGTGGCCCATGTTCCGGCCTTGCAGAAGGGCGTGCGCCTGATCTCCGTGGATCGACCCGGCCTGGGCCTTTCGGACTTCAAGGCAAAGCGCAGACTGCTCGACTGGCCCGATGACATCGCTCAATTGGTGGACCACCTGTCGCTCGGGGGCTTTTCGCAACTGGCCATCTCCGGCGGAGGACCCCACGCACTGGCGTGCGCGCTCAGAATGCCCGATCAGGTGCGCGATACCGCCATCCTCAACACGTTCGTGCCCGGCGGCATCCGGATGAATCAAGCGAATCTGAGCCTTGCCAATCGCTTCATGGGCGCGATTCTGCCGCGCTTTGCACCCTGGGCGTTGGCCATGGTCTACCGCCGTGTGGCTCGAATCGCCGCCGACAATCCACAGCTTCTCCTTCACCAGCTCGAAGAGATGCTCCCCAGCGAGGATCGCGACGTGATGGCCAAGCCCGAAATGGTCGAGGCCTTTTTCGACACTTCTCACGAGACGTTCCGCTCGGGCGTCGAAGGAGCGGTCTGGGAGACCCGGCTGACGATTCTGGCCTGGGAATTCGACGTATCCGAAATCCGCACCCCCGTCTGGCTCTTCCACGGCGACAGCAACAACATCGTGCCCGTCGAGGCTCTTCGTGAGTTCGCCCAGAAGCTGTCGAAGTGCACGGTTCGCATTCTCCCCGGGCACGGCCATATTCCCCTGCCGAATATGTACGCTTCAGCACTGACGGTCCTCGTCGACGAAGCCCGCTCGCCCAGTCGTCTCTAGCAGGGATCGGCCCGGGGCGGAGTTGGCTCGATTCAGACCGCCAACCCCGCTATGCGGCCGAAGTCGAGACCGGCGAGGAACTGCGCAGCATATCTCCCGAAAAGACCAGCAGCCCCGCCCAGATGAGACCGAAGCTCAGCGCGTGGGTCCCAGTGAAATCCTCATCGTAGAGCCGCACCGCGAGCACGAGTGTGATGCTCGGCGCCAGATACTGGATCAACCCGACCGTGGTCAGCGGTAGCCTGCGGGCTGCGCCAGCGAACCACAAAAGCGGGGCTGCAGTTACGGCGCCCGCGCCAACCAAGAGGGCCATCGTCACCCACCCGACGCTCGCCAGGTTTGCGAAAGCACCATTGCCCGCAATCTCAACTGAAAAGATATATCCCAGTGCAAAGGGTGCGAGGATCAGTGCCTCCGTCGACAACCCGGCCAGCGCGCCGACCCGCGCGGTCTTCCGGAGCAGACCGTAGAGCGCGAAGCTTCCGCCGAGAGCCAGCGCGAGCAAGGGCAGGGAACCGAGTCGGAGCACCTGCACGGCTACACCTGCACCGGCGAGGACGACTGCAAACAACTGCGGCCGCGAAAGGCGCTCCCGCAAGAACACCGTTCCCAGAACCACATTCATCAGCGGCGTCAGGAAATAGCCGAGACTTGCGGCCACCATCTGATCGTTATTTACCGACCAGATGAACAACATCCAATTCGTCCCGATCAGCGATGCAGTGGCAAGTGCCCGCAATCGCTGGGCTGGGTCGCGAAACACCGCTGCGACTTCGGGCCAGCTTCCGGACAGCGACAGGGATGCGACCATCAGCGCAAGCGCCCAGACCACGCGATGTGCCAGGATTTCGCTTGCCGGAAGATGGCTTAGCGCCTTCCAGTAGAGCGGGAGAACGCCCCAGCTGCCATAGGCCAGAAGGGCGAAGACGAATCCGAGCCAGTGGGACTGACGGGCGTTCTGGGCTTCCATGATTGAGATTCCGCGACCTGCCGGTTCTGGCCCGAGACACTAGGAGGTCTGCTCGCGGCCCCGTTTCAAGATGCCCTTTCGCCGCTCTTCAATAGCTTCAGCGTCTACCGTCTTGTTCGCTCCGCGGGAGATTTCGGACTCGATTCTCATACCCGCATCGAAGTCCTTCGC is drawn from bacterium and contains these coding sequences:
- a CDS encoding SDR family NAD(P)-dependent oxidoreductase, which encodes MSSRVDVRERVVVITGASRGLGAGLARSYAERGLRLGLCSRTSPVLPESPTVHSATIDVCDAEAVDRFSAGVAERFGRIDAWINNAGVLEPIAPLRDIDADAFSRHLSINVQGVFNGSRSYIRHLWAIDQPGVLINLSSGAGRKRYAGWSAYCASKAAVDRMTECIAVEEAERGLRAYSVAPGVIDTAMQELIRGCDRDQFPEVERFREMKRTGAFNTPEFVGECLLELAFESKHTGEEVLIRLPTEGG
- the rarD gene encoding EamA family transporter RarD; protein product: MEAQNARQSHWLGFVFALLAYGSWGVLPLYWKALSHLPASEILAHRVVWALALMVASLSLSGSWPEVAAVFRDPAQRLRALATASLIGTNWMLFIWSVNNDQMVAASLGYFLTPLMNVVLGTVFLRERLSRPQLFAVVLAGAGVAVQVLRLGSLPLLALALGGSFALYGLLRKTARVGALAGLSTEALILAPFALGYIFSVEIAGNGAFANLASVGWVTMALLVGAGAVTAAPLLWFAGAARRLPLTTVGLIQYLAPSITLVLAVRLYDEDFTGTHALSFGLIWAGLLVFSGDMLRSSSPVSTSAA
- a CDS encoding Nif3-like dinuclear metal center hexameric protein — protein: MNSREISELLEALGRSAPWEKAAEWDPVGLQLGDPRERVHSIAVCHEVTEDVVSAVEADPVGLLVSYHPLLFEATTRLVAGPTPEGRALRLVRAGVALAVTHTNYDVAPGGAADALADALELEDVAGFAPLYGAGAHKIVTFAPAEAVDALLEAVAAEGGARVGNYTHCSYRSEGSGTFFAADGTQPVTGKPGSLNLEAESRIEFVAPASRSDRIVRALVGAHPYEEPAYDVYEQRGNAGMLGRIGRPPDGSTLGEIAKRAIQALEAPALRLAGDPSLPVERLAVIPGAGADFLPAAATAGANAVLTGDLTHHRARSALDAGIGLLDPGHAPTERPGLERLFISLAAQGLEVRNLLEFDPDPWRMP
- a CDS encoding SPFH domain-containing protein is translated as MSQFIEVIESLDTTGDTIVQRVPATGSGDIKMGAQLIVRESQVAIFFRDGRALDTFGPGRHTLSTLNIPILTKLLSLPTGFRSPFRAEVIFVNLKTFANQKWGTREPILFRDEELSMVRLRSFGMFSFRITNAQVFVNTLAGTVGSVSTDAVSDFFRNFIVTHVADFLGEHLRTVLDLARYYNELSAGIKAHLMSDFEKYGVTVGDFKIHSISPPDHVQEMIDKRGGMAAIGSMDNFMRYQAGHALEKAAAGGGIDGEGGSLVGAGIGIGAGLGMGGGMAGVVSQALRGGAVSEPAQSLSCSGCHGSMSADNHFCPQCGTRAPGLIACGSCRSSIPASAHFCPTCGAQQGGESCSNCDADLVPGANFCGECGHNLGD
- a CDS encoding SelT/SelW/SelH family protein, producing MEAKLIKGAAGVFDVDVDGRRVFSKQETGRFPETEEVLEKLRT
- a CDS encoding alpha/beta hydrolase, translating into MSSVRPHLGVELTERHSSYVDRTIRLTDGRRLGYAEYGDPDGLPVLYYHGAPSTRLDAQVAHVPALQKGVRLISVDRPGLGLSDFKAKRRLLDWPDDIAQLVDHLSLGGFSQLAISGGGPHALACALRMPDQVRDTAILNTFVPGGIRMNQANLSLANRFMGAILPRFAPWALAMVYRRVARIAADNPQLLLHQLEEMLPSEDRDVMAKPEMVEAFFDTSHETFRSGVEGAVWETRLTILAWEFDVSEIRTPVWLFHGDSNNIVPVEALREFAQKLSKCTVRILPGHGHIPLPNMYASALTVLVDEARSPSRL